A stretch of the Paucidesulfovibrio longus DSM 6739 genome encodes the following:
- a CDS encoding c-type cytochrome: MKMTFRFTVFGGMVVFSIMVLMVVFMPDMMWAPKQSIIAHPYDAVQERGHKVYYSNGCNYCHTQYVRESDNAMGPVSNGGDFVFDSPLTLGSERTGPDLSYVGRKRSRTWEIEHLKNPRKYSPLSIMPRYSFLSEEDLEAVSHYLFDHGDRVAMERMIEPPAPYEGETDPDPAPALAVPAEGVAAGWPTWEAAGLQEGKELYVSRCMTCHGCSGNGLGSYGGTLVVTPADFKQEPFKNMPAEQWYWHVSEGVQGTVMPPWKESLTPHERWAVIRYVRSIFSRPAMRDPDEGDVPAPYAGMTNPEPQSIASLENGKHIFTRECLVCHGPAGRGEGPYADFLQPRPPDFGDGSYGTVDKPDFKDDDYFWRVSEGLPWSAMPAWKVEYGEKEIWDVVHYVRTVFTQTEKAPKAPAEGEDFVFPEVFKSQKYPQGVNYERGKKAFLVNCSRCHGPAGDGKGWAGQVLDPKPADFREMRDEKMGPESLGEHMAKISYGIQDTAMPAWGEFLPWRERWDLIKYLMDTFMGGMGDMGDMSGSMDMSGNGEMQTGKVALSVFATGKVAADYMTLSEENWLGEGHEISTEHGKEVYGVYCATCHGDDGKGGGPGTAMSMAAAPAPYPAGMGMGYVFWRTMEGVPETVMAPFRWLLPDGDIWDAAAYVTKSLNASEKGE, translated from the coding sequence ATGAAGATGACTTTCCGCTTCACTGTTTTCGGCGGGATGGTGGTCTTCAGCATCATGGTGCTCATGGTCGTGTTCATGCCGGACATGATGTGGGCTCCGAAGCAGTCCATCATCGCGCATCCCTACGACGCGGTGCAGGAGCGCGGGCACAAGGTCTATTATTCCAACGGCTGCAACTACTGCCATACGCAGTATGTCCGCGAGAGCGACAACGCCATGGGGCCGGTTTCGAACGGCGGCGATTTCGTGTTCGACAGCCCTCTGACCCTGGGCTCGGAACGCACCGGGCCGGACCTTTCCTACGTGGGCCGCAAGCGCAGCCGCACCTGGGAGATCGAACACCTCAAGAACCCGCGCAAGTATTCCCCGCTTTCGATCATGCCGCGCTACTCCTTCCTCTCGGAGGAGGATCTGGAAGCGGTTTCGCATTATCTCTTCGATCATGGGGACCGTGTGGCCATGGAACGCATGATCGAGCCTCCCGCGCCCTACGAGGGGGAAACGGATCCTGACCCGGCTCCGGCGCTGGCGGTTCCGGCCGAAGGCGTTGCCGCGGGCTGGCCCACCTGGGAAGCGGCTGGATTGCAGGAAGGCAAGGAACTGTATGTTTCCCGCTGCATGACCTGCCACGGCTGCTCCGGAAACGGCCTGGGTTCCTACGGCGGCACGCTGGTGGTCACCCCGGCGGACTTCAAGCAGGAGCCGTTCAAGAACATGCCCGCCGAGCAATGGTACTGGCATGTTTCCGAAGGCGTGCAGGGCACGGTCATGCCGCCGTGGAAGGAAAGCCTGACCCCGCATGAACGCTGGGCCGTCATCCGCTATGTGCGCAGCATCTTCTCGCGTCCCGCGATGCGCGACCCGGATGAGGGCGACGTGCCCGCTCCGTATGCGGGCATGACCAACCCGGAGCCGCAGAGCATCGCCTCGCTTGAAAACGGCAAGCACATCTTCACCCGCGAATGCCTGGTCTGCCACGGCCCGGCAGGCAGGGGAGAAGGCCCCTACGCCGATTTCCTCCAGCCCAGGCCGCCGGACTTCGGCGACGGCAGCTACGGCACCGTGGACAAGCCCGACTTCAAGGACGACGACTACTTCTGGCGCGTCAGCGAGGGCTTGCCCTGGAGCGCCATGCCCGCCTGGAAGGTGGAATACGGCGAGAAGGAGATTTGGGACGTGGTGCATTACGTGCGCACGGTGTTCACGCAGACGGAGAAGGCTCCCAAGGCTCCGGCCGAAGGCGAGGACTTCGTTTTCCCCGAAGTGTTCAAGTCGCAGAAATACCCGCAGGGCGTGAACTACGAGCGGGGCAAGAAAGCCTTCCTGGTGAACTGTTCCCGCTGCCACGGTCCCGCCGGAGACGGAAAGGGCTGGGCCGGACAGGTTCTGGATCCAAAGCCCGCTGATTTCCGCGAGATGCGCGACGAGAAGATGGGGCCGGAATCCTTGGGCGAGCACATGGCCAAGATCAGCTACGGCATCCAGGACACGGCCATGCCCGCCTGGGGCGAGTTCCTGCCCTGGCGGGAACGCTGGGATCTGATCAAGTACCTCATGGATACGTTCATGGGCGGCATGGGCGATATGGGCGATATGTCCGGTTCCATGGACATGTCCGGCAACGGGGAGATGCAGACGGGCAAGGTGGCCCTCAGCGTTTTCGCCACGGGCAAGGTGGCCGCGGACTACATGACCCTGAGCGAGGAGAACTGGCTCGGCGAAGGGCATGAGATATCGACGGAGCACGGCAAGGAAGTCTACGGCGTCTATTGCGCCACCTGCCACGGCGACGACGGCAAGGGCGGCGGCCCCGGAACCGCCATGAGCATGGCTGCCGCGCCCGCGCCCTATCCCGCCGGGATGGGCATGGGCTACGTCTTCTGGCGGACCATGGAGGGCGTGCCCGAAACGGTCATGGCCCCGTTCCGCTGGCTGCTGCCGGACGGCGACATCTGGGACGCCGCGGCCTACGTGACCAAGTCCTTGAACGCTTCGGAAAAGGGGGAATGA
- a CDS encoding cbb3-type cytochrome c oxidase subunit I, whose translation MFDKQNSASLNFMLSASLWVVLGTLMGLVLALEFVFPDMFQGVPWLVFGRLRQAHTNTVMFAWLSMGMMGAWYYIVPKLTGRRIWSEKLGNVCMLLWNAAMLLGIASILNGNTQSREYAELPWIVDVGVMIVLLLNLLNIYMTIAHRVEKKLYVSLWYITGTVIWMPILYFIGNVMWNVPAGASVGINDSFYNWFYGHNVLGLWFTTGLLPVIYYLIPLDTRTPLYSHVLSLVGFWGIIFFYTGVGAHHLLWSPIPYWLKTFGVAESIGMVIPVLAIMMNIFLTMRGNWNRFFSSIPLRFAVTGWAAYVLVSYQGSHQSLRAINNLTHFTQYVPGHAHLALMFFAASTVMGGIFYIMPRILGRGLYSRALVNVQYSVYFIGFLFFFGGFFLTGIVQGSAWIHQGLPIWSVLPGLRPFMALRAIGGVLVVISFILFSWNVLLTYFAGKPIVEPGLPVAEPGAGQEVAS comes from the coding sequence ATGTTCGACAAACAAAACAGTGCGAGCCTGAATTTCATGCTCTCCGCAAGCCTCTGGGTGGTGCTGGGAACCCTCATGGGTCTTGTCCTGGCGCTGGAATTCGTATTTCCGGACATGTTCCAGGGCGTGCCCTGGCTCGTTTTCGGCAGATTGCGCCAGGCGCATACCAACACGGTGATGTTCGCCTGGCTTTCCATGGGCATGATGGGCGCATGGTACTATATCGTCCCGAAGCTCACCGGACGCAGAATCTGGAGCGAGAAGCTCGGCAACGTCTGCATGCTGCTTTGGAACGCGGCCATGCTGCTCGGCATAGCGTCCATACTGAACGGCAACACGCAGAGCCGCGAATATGCGGAACTTCCCTGGATCGTTGACGTGGGCGTGATGATCGTCTTGCTCCTGAATCTTTTGAATATCTACATGACCATCGCCCACAGGGTGGAAAAGAAGCTCTACGTCAGCCTCTGGTATATCACCGGCACGGTCATCTGGATGCCGATCCTCTACTTCATCGGCAACGTGATGTGGAACGTGCCCGCGGGCGCGTCGGTCGGCATCAACGATTCCTTCTACAACTGGTTCTACGGCCACAATGTCCTGGGCCTCTGGTTCACGACGGGCCTGCTTCCGGTGATCTACTACCTCATCCCCCTGGACACGCGCACCCCGCTCTACAGCCACGTGCTGTCCCTGGTGGGCTTCTGGGGCATCATCTTCTTCTATACGGGCGTGGGCGCGCACCATCTGCTCTGGTCGCCCATTCCCTATTGGCTGAAGACCTTCGGCGTGGCCGAGAGCATCGGCATGGTCATCCCGGTTCTGGCGATCATGATGAACATCTTCCTGACCATGCGCGGCAACTGGAACCGCTTCTTCTCCAGCATTCCGCTGCGCTTCGCCGTCACGGGCTGGGCCGCCTACGTGCTCGTCTCCTACCAGGGGTCGCACCAGTCCCTGCGGGCCATCAACAACCTCACGCACTTCACGCAGTACGTGCCCGGCCACGCGCACCTCGCGCTGATGTTCTTCGCGGCCTCCACGGTCATGGGCGGCATCTTCTACATCATGCCGCGCATACTCGGACGCGGACTCTACAGCCGCGCGCTGGTCAACGTGCAGTACAGCGTTTATTTCATCGGCTTTCTTTTCTTCTTCGGCGGATTCTTCCTGACCGGAATCGTGCAGGGTTCGGCCTGGATTCACCAGGGCCTGCCCATCTGGAGCGTGCTGCCCGGCCTGCGGCCGTTCATGGCTCTGCGGGCCATCGGCGGCGTGCTCGTGGTCATCAGCTTCATTCTCTTTTCCTGGAACGTGCTGCTGACCTACTTCGCGGGCAAGCCCATCGTGGAACCCGGCCTGCCTGTGGCTGAGCCGGGCGCCGGACAGGAGGTGGCGTCATGA